The Streptomyces kanamyceticus genome window below encodes:
- a CDS encoding LysR family transcriptional regulator — MSLRQYEYALAVAQEGSVTAAAEVLHVAQPSVSQQIRGLERELGVELFARTPSGLVPTAVGRAFLREAEVAVSASRKARETARAGAEDLVGELAVAAQIGFGTRQLPRALGTLRRRFPRLEVTVFEEPSSAELDRLCRRGAVDLALMAACERSPSDAHHLGDEEFVVALAPGHPLLAAERVELRELAGEAWVRFDRDSALDAVLVDVLGKHDLAPATAARVSQTATAVRWAAQGLGVTLVPASAVPHGHEHLVRPVSPAVHQPVIAVVRPGPGPAQRALLELLRTETWPESAVFSTQSWVAPPSTANSVPVV, encoded by the coding sequence ATGAGCCTTCGTCAGTACGAGTACGCCCTGGCCGTCGCCCAGGAGGGCTCGGTCACGGCGGCGGCGGAAGTGCTGCACGTCGCGCAGCCGTCGGTGTCCCAGCAGATCCGCGGCCTGGAGCGGGAACTCGGCGTGGAGCTGTTCGCCCGTACGCCGTCCGGCCTGGTGCCCACCGCGGTGGGCCGCGCGTTCCTGCGGGAGGCGGAGGTCGCGGTGAGCGCGTCGCGCAAGGCGAGGGAGACTGCGCGGGCCGGTGCCGAGGACCTGGTGGGCGAGCTGGCGGTCGCGGCGCAGATCGGCTTCGGCACCCGGCAGTTGCCGCGTGCGCTCGGCACGCTGCGTCGCCGGTTCCCGCGCCTGGAGGTCACCGTCTTCGAGGAGCCGAGCTCCGCCGAACTGGACCGGCTGTGCCGCAGGGGCGCCGTCGACCTCGCCCTCATGGCGGCCTGTGAGCGGAGCCCCTCCGACGCCCACCACCTCGGCGACGAGGAGTTCGTCGTGGCCCTCGCCCCCGGACACCCGCTGCTCGCCGCGGAACGGGTCGAACTGCGCGAGCTGGCAGGGGAAGCGTGGGTGAGGTTCGACCGCGACAGCGCGCTGGACGCCGTACTCGTCGACGTGCTGGGAAAGCACGATCTGGCCCCGGCCACGGCCGCCCGCGTCTCCCAGACGGCGACGGCCGTGCGCTGGGCCGCCCAGGGCCTCGGGGTGACGCTCGTCCCGGCCTCCGCCGTGCCCCACGGCCACGAACACCTCGTGCGCCCGGTGTCTCCGGCCGTGCACCAGCCCGTCATCGCCGTGGTCCGGCCGGGCCCCGGCCCGGCACAGCGGGCCCTGCTCGAACTCCTGCGCACGGAAACCTGGCCCGAGTCCGCCGTCTTCTCCACTCAGAGTTGGGTGGCGCCGCCGTCCACGGCGAATTCGGTGCCGGTGGTGTAA
- a CDS encoding SDR family oxidoreductase, producing the protein MGKNVGKYSGKNAVITGGGSGMGFAMARMLVDGGARVVITGRSQATLDAARERLGENAVAVRGDVASLSDLDVLAERVKSELGTVDALFVNAGITALTPFESTTEETFDELFAVNVKGAFFTVQKLAPLLSAGAGVVLTTSIANTIGMLETSVYAAGKAALRSMARSLSRELLPRGIRVNAVSPGPIDTGILESTLSPEAAEQFKAERVADNPMRRFGTSDEVATAAAFLAFDATYTTGTEFAVDGGATQL; encoded by the coding sequence ATGGGCAAGAACGTCGGCAAGTACAGCGGTAAGAATGCAGTGATCACCGGTGGCGGCAGCGGCATGGGATTCGCGATGGCGCGCATGCTGGTGGACGGCGGAGCCCGCGTCGTGATCACCGGTCGTTCTCAGGCCACGCTCGACGCCGCGCGGGAGCGGCTCGGCGAGAACGCGGTGGCCGTACGGGGTGACGTGGCCTCCCTGTCCGACCTGGACGTGCTGGCCGAGCGGGTGAAGAGCGAACTCGGCACGGTCGACGCCCTGTTCGTCAACGCCGGGATCACCGCTCTCACGCCCTTCGAGTCGACGACCGAGGAGACGTTCGACGAGCTGTTCGCGGTCAACGTCAAGGGCGCCTTCTTCACTGTGCAGAAGCTCGCCCCGCTGCTGAGCGCGGGCGCCGGCGTCGTCCTCACCACCTCGATCGCGAACACCATCGGCATGCTGGAGACCAGCGTCTACGCGGCCGGCAAGGCGGCGCTGCGCTCGATGGCCCGCAGCCTCTCGCGTGAGCTGCTGCCGCGCGGGATCCGTGTCAACGCGGTCAGCCCCGGCCCCATCGACACGGGAATCCTGGAGAGCACGCTGTCCCCGGAGGCCGCCGAGCAGTTCAAGGCCGAGCGGGTCGCGGACAATCCCATGCGGCGTTTCGGCACCAGCGACGAGGTCGCCACGGCGGCCGCGTTCCTCGCCTTCGACGCCACTTACACCACCGGCACCGAATTCGCCGTGGACGGCGGCGCCACCCAACTCTGA
- a CDS encoding SDR family oxidoreductase: MTDIGNGNGNKTGIGVRELAGKRALVTGGTRGIGAAVVRQLLDAGAEVLTTARSATSTAPEGAEFVAADVRTRAGAQALAAAVRERFGGVDILVHNAGGAAPHAGTSAISDEEWQDALDLNFLASVRLDSLLVPGMRERRSGAIVHVSSAAVLTPVAPFLHYVAAKAALEAYSRGLALEQAPFGIRVNTVSPGRVATPGGEATREEWARLDPASGGDGTPTVPPLGREGRPDDIADAVLFLVSDRASWLTESNLIVDGGEFPRG, from the coding sequence ATGACTGATATCGGAAATGGAAACGGAAACAAAACGGGAATTGGCGTGCGGGAGCTCGCGGGGAAGCGGGCCCTCGTCACCGGCGGTACCCGCGGAATCGGCGCGGCCGTCGTACGTCAACTCCTCGACGCGGGCGCCGAAGTGCTCACCACTGCCAGGTCGGCGACGAGCACCGCACCCGAAGGCGCCGAATTCGTTGCGGCCGACGTGCGGACCCGGGCCGGTGCGCAGGCGCTCGCCGCGGCCGTGCGCGAGAGGTTCGGCGGGGTCGACATCCTGGTCCACAACGCCGGTGGCGCGGCGCCGCACGCGGGCACTTCGGCCATCTCCGACGAGGAGTGGCAGGACGCGCTCGACCTCAACTTCCTGGCGTCGGTGCGGCTGGACTCGCTGCTGGTGCCGGGAATGCGGGAGCGGCGTTCGGGGGCGATCGTGCACGTCTCGTCGGCCGCGGTCCTCACTCCGGTGGCGCCGTTCCTGCACTACGTGGCGGCGAAGGCGGCGCTGGAGGCGTACAGCAGGGGACTGGCCCTTGAGCAGGCCCCGTTCGGGATCCGGGTCAACACCGTGTCCCCCGGCAGGGTCGCCACCCCCGGTGGCGAAGCGACCCGGGAGGAGTGGGCGCGCCTGGACCCGGCATCCGGCGGGGACGGCACCCCCACCGTGCCGCCGCTGGGGCGCGAGGGCCGACCCGACGACATCGCCGACGCGGTGCTGTTCCTCGTGTCCGACCGGGCCAGCTGGCTCACCGAGAGCAATCTCATCGTGGACGGCGGTGAATTCCCCAGGGGCTGA
- a CDS encoding SDR family oxidoreductase, protein MTTAATQSRSSVRPLAGRVAVVTGASSGIGEATARLLAEQGAHVALLARRAERLTGHVARIEAAGGRALAVPADVADPASLTAAAERIRERIGRVDLVVNNAGLALPDLLGRGAESNWQRMIEVNVSGALSVVTTFTPDLIEAAADGGHADLVNVSSAAAQTVLPGFAGYAATKAAVSHFSRNLRAELSPHHVRVTTIEPGAIDTELRDHLGDPAISAAVEEAVGSLGDLPTGTDVAEVIAFAASRPRHVNLSLLSVLPTLEA, encoded by the coding sequence ATGACCACAGCAGCAACGCAGTCCCGCTCGTCCGTCCGCCCCCTCGCAGGCCGGGTGGCCGTCGTGACGGGAGCCTCCAGCGGCATCGGTGAGGCCACCGCACGCCTGCTGGCCGAACAGGGCGCCCACGTCGCCCTCCTCGCCCGGCGGGCCGAGCGGCTGACCGGCCACGTGGCGCGGATCGAAGCCGCGGGCGGCCGCGCGCTCGCGGTACCGGCGGACGTCGCCGACCCCGCCTCGCTCACGGCGGCCGCCGAGCGGATCCGGGAGCGTATCGGCCGCGTCGACCTGGTGGTCAACAACGCGGGCCTCGCCCTCCCCGACCTGCTCGGCCGGGGCGCCGAGAGCAACTGGCAGCGCATGATCGAGGTGAACGTCTCCGGCGCGCTCTCCGTCGTCACGACGTTCACGCCGGACCTGATCGAGGCCGCGGCCGACGGCGGCCACGCGGACCTGGTCAACGTCTCGTCCGCCGCCGCGCAGACGGTCCTGCCCGGCTTCGCCGGATACGCCGCGACCAAGGCCGCCGTCAGCCACTTCTCCCGGAACCTGCGCGCCGAACTCAGCCCGCACCACGTCCGGGTCACCACGATCGAACCGGGGGCCATCGACACCGAGCTGCGCGATCACCTCGGCGACCCGGCGATCAGCGCCGCCGTCGAGGAGGCGGTGGGCTCCCTCGGCGACCTGCCCACCGGAACGGACGTCGCCGAGGTGATCGCGTTCGCGGCGAGCCGCCCGCGCCACGTGAACCTGTCCCTGCTCTCGGTCCTGCCGACGTTGGAGGCGTGA
- a CDS encoding helix-turn-helix domain-containing protein, translating into MDFRTELASFLQSRRARVQPEDLGVRPLSGRRRVPGLRREELAERAGVSVDYYVRLEQGRSPNVSEQVLDAIARTLRLDASERAHLGHLTRALRGNESEPSLDSVTPQPVRGGVRILLDAVGDVPAYVLGRRLDVLAANRPARALFVDFDALPTAQRNVAWLHFRHPVMRELHLDWEEAARDTVAALRMDLGRFPCDDRLCTLLAELSVSSAEFRRLWAEHQVRDHAHGVRRLRHPLAGELTLNHETLSLPTEPDQSLVTFAAEPDTASQEALRTLIGHPVTLA; encoded by the coding sequence ATGGATTTCCGCACCGAACTGGCCTCGTTCCTGCAGTCCCGCCGAGCCCGCGTGCAGCCCGAGGACCTCGGCGTACGTCCGCTCAGCGGGCGGCGCCGCGTTCCCGGCCTGCGCCGGGAGGAGTTGGCCGAGCGGGCCGGAGTCAGCGTCGACTACTACGTGCGGCTCGAACAGGGGCGCTCCCCCAACGTCTCCGAACAGGTCCTGGACGCCATCGCCCGTACGCTGCGGCTCGACGCGTCCGAGCGGGCGCACCTGGGCCACCTGACGCGGGCGCTGCGCGGCAACGAATCGGAGCCGAGCTTGGACTCGGTCACGCCGCAACCGGTGCGCGGCGGCGTACGCATCCTCCTGGACGCGGTCGGTGACGTACCCGCCTACGTGCTGGGCCGCAGGCTCGACGTCCTGGCCGCCAACCGCCCGGCCCGCGCCCTGTTCGTCGACTTCGACGCCCTGCCCACCGCACAGCGCAACGTGGCCTGGCTCCACTTCCGCCACCCCGTGATGCGCGAGCTGCACCTCGACTGGGAGGAGGCCGCCCGGGACACCGTCGCGGCGCTCCGCATGGACCTGGGACGCTTCCCCTGCGACGACCGCCTGTGCACACTGCTCGCCGAACTGTCCGTCAGCAGCGCCGAGTTCCGTCGCCTGTGGGCCGAACACCAGGTGCGCGACCACGCTCACGGCGTACGGCGGCTGCGCCACCCCCTCGCGGGCGAGCTGACCTTGAACCACGAGACGCTGTCCCTGCCCACCGAGCCCGACCAGTCCCTGGTCACCTTCGCGGCCGAACCGGACACGGCGTCCCAGGAGGCGCTGCGCACGCTCATCGGGCATCCGGTGACGCTGGCGTAA
- a CDS encoding sensor histidine kinase, whose product MLAPLPGLICGVVLLGILAAGLLGSVVLVGPVLLIGVPFAARGAGAVHRALLRGLLGERIQPPPPRPRPQPRGKLLVRARAALTDPDGWRSAAFTLAYLPVGVLLVMLFATVRLYGLIALTYPIWWRLVPADDGHRGLGLGFGGVQLDTWPTALLTCLAGFLPMAISTWCTRWLLDLAVRPMARALLGPGKLDARVHVLEDTRALAVQDSAAALRRIERDLHDGAQSRMIAVAMTLARAREQLARLPGTEPELASGRELVDTALAESKTVIGELRELISGIHPPALNDGLDVALETLAARAGIPATAETELPLRPPEAIESIAYFCAAELLANATRHSGATAVRIVARIDVDAAHAGAVLTLTVRDDGHGGAHPRRRGTTRGGGGTGLAGLAERVSTVDGRLLIASPDGGPTTITVELPFRTKDLTPHRAP is encoded by the coding sequence CTGCTCGCCCCGCTGCCCGGGCTCATCTGCGGGGTCGTACTGCTCGGGATCCTCGCCGCGGGTCTGCTCGGTTCGGTGGTCCTGGTCGGCCCCGTGCTGCTGATCGGCGTCCCCTTCGCGGCACGCGGCGCCGGGGCCGTACACCGCGCGCTGCTCCGCGGGCTGCTGGGCGAGCGGATCCAGCCACCGCCCCCGCGGCCTCGGCCTCAGCCGCGCGGCAAGCTGCTCGTGCGCGCCCGAGCCGCGCTGACCGACCCCGACGGCTGGCGCTCCGCCGCCTTCACCCTCGCCTACCTGCCGGTCGGGGTGCTGCTCGTCATGCTGTTCGCGACGGTCCGCCTGTACGGGCTCATCGCGCTGACCTACCCGATCTGGTGGCGGCTGGTCCCGGCGGACGACGGCCACCGCGGTCTCGGACTCGGCTTCGGCGGCGTACAACTGGACACCTGGCCCACCGCACTGCTGACCTGCCTGGCCGGTTTCCTGCCGATGGCGATCTCCACCTGGTGCACCCGGTGGCTGCTCGACCTGGCCGTCCGGCCGATGGCCCGCGCCCTGCTCGGGCCCGGCAAGCTCGACGCCCGCGTCCACGTCCTCGAGGACACCCGCGCGCTCGCCGTGCAGGACTCCGCCGCCGCCCTCCGCCGGATCGAGCGCGACCTGCACGACGGCGCCCAGTCGCGGATGATCGCGGTGGCGATGACGCTCGCCCGGGCTCGCGAGCAGCTGGCCAGGCTCCCCGGTACGGAGCCCGAACTCGCCTCCGGGCGCGAGCTGGTGGACACCGCGCTCGCCGAGTCCAAGACCGTGATCGGCGAACTGCGGGAGCTCATCAGCGGCATCCACCCACCGGCGCTCAACGACGGTCTCGACGTGGCCCTGGAGACCCTGGCCGCCCGGGCCGGGATCCCGGCCACGGCGGAGACCGAGCTGCCCCTGCGCCCACCGGAGGCGATCGAGTCGATCGCCTACTTCTGCGCGGCCGAACTGCTCGCGAACGCCACCCGGCACTCGGGAGCCACCGCGGTCCGGATCGTCGCGCGCATCGACGTCGACGCCGCGCACGCCGGGGCCGTACTCACGCTGACCGTCAGGGACGACGGCCACGGCGGCGCGCACCCGCGCCGCCGTGGCACGACACGGGGCGGTGGCGGAACCGGCCTCGCCGGACTCGCCGAGCGGGTCAGTACGGTGGACGGAAGACTGCTGATCGCCAGCCCCGACGGCGGCCCCACCACCATCACCGTAGAACTACCTTTCCGCACAAAGGATCTGACGCCGCATCGGGCACCCTGA
- a CDS encoding response regulator transcription factor, whose protein sequence is MPPAKPLRIVVAEDAAVVREGLVQLLRDRGLDVVAAVGDAEALVTVVEEQHPDAVVADIRMPPTHRDDGLRAALALRERHPDLGVLLFSQYVETRYADRLAAGGLARLGYLLKERVVDIAEFVDALHRVADGGTALDPEVVAQLLSARRSAESLSPLTEREHEVLSSMAEGRTNAAIADALGISRRAVEKHTAAIFDKLDLPRTESQHRRVLAVLHYLDRLD, encoded by the coding sequence ATGCCACCCGCCAAACCGCTGCGGATCGTCGTCGCCGAGGACGCGGCCGTCGTCCGCGAGGGCCTCGTGCAGCTCCTGCGCGACCGCGGCTTGGACGTGGTCGCCGCGGTCGGTGACGCCGAGGCGCTGGTCACCGTCGTCGAGGAACAGCATCCGGACGCCGTGGTCGCCGACATCCGGATGCCGCCGACCCACCGCGACGACGGCCTGCGCGCCGCACTGGCACTCCGCGAGCGCCATCCGGACCTCGGCGTACTGCTCTTCTCCCAGTACGTCGAGACCCGCTACGCCGACCGGCTCGCGGCGGGCGGCCTCGCCAGACTCGGCTATCTGCTCAAGGAACGCGTCGTGGACATCGCCGAGTTCGTCGACGCGCTGCACCGGGTGGCGGACGGCGGCACGGCACTAGACCCGGAAGTGGTCGCCCAACTCCTGTCCGCACGCCGCTCGGCCGAGTCCCTCTCCCCCCTCACCGAACGGGAACACGAGGTGCTGTCCTCGATGGCCGAGGGCCGCACCAACGCGGCCATCGCGGACGCGCTCGGCATCTCCCGCCGGGCGGTGGAAAAACACACCGCAGCGATCTTCGACAAACTGGACCTCCCCCGAACCGAGTCCCAGCACCGGCGCGTCCTGGCGGTCCTGCACTACCTCGACCGGCTCGACTGA
- a CDS encoding AfsR/SARP family transcriptional regulator yields the protein MEFQLLGTVAINDGAGPVPLGPVKRRSLLAMLLLRAPAAVSVDTLTEVLWEDEPPRHARTVIQGHVSRLRALIAETDLAAYGVEVTTQGRAYALRLPETLLDVRRFEDLAALARRQREPADAALMLREALALWQGPALGGITGTAPLLAAANALEESRIATVEQLAATYAVLGEHDRAVALLGKEAATHPLREPLIAALIRALNRAGRQSDALEQYHRTREELADAMGVDPGPVLREAYEEVLEVTAGAGGEEGAAARQAPGRTLVRDPEAAPDLLPRPPRGFHGRAPELAALTTTATVTETPIALVTGPAGVGKTSLVVHWAYAHADAYPDGRLFADLRGHSGTDPAQPADVLREFLLALGVQAPAVPDSLDAAAALFRSLVKDRRLLVVLDNAKDSAQVRPLLPGGPGCATVVTSRTRLDAIIASDCATPVPVEVLDEDDAALLLAEALGPDASDERAVREVARLCDGLPLALRIAAARLKGRRHWTVADLAVELADEGARLTLLSAEDTGVEATLRASVARLAPADAGLLGALGHSFTRESDAYAAAAAAGVLVTEARAGLDRLAAAHLIQETAPGRYGLHDLVRLYARGLPRTEEADAITRRLVDHWLRAQLAAVDVFDTGGYRTVPPPDGFELWPPVPEFTDRDAALAWFIGEQESLVAAVSAAARIGDDERTWRVAALLWPMVQWRPHPGWQLPLSIALAAAERVGSAEGIGRLRATMGMLLVETGQFARAEAYLTGSLEPLRRVAPEVAAHTLVLVGLVHQRLGDADGALDALADAVRTARAIDHPTAATLEHYHATQVALTAGDFTAAARHTARCLDTIPEGEVAGWRPLIWESYGVALHHSGRHQEARDALLAALGATEEEDLPARTVRALARLGEIAAVLDGPTEEAVYLARAEQVEKSLTRPL from the coding sequence ATGGAGTTCCAGCTCCTCGGAACCGTGGCGATCAACGACGGGGCGGGGCCCGTGCCGCTCGGGCCCGTCAAGCGGCGGAGTCTGCTCGCCATGTTGTTGCTGCGCGCGCCGGCCGCCGTCTCCGTCGACACGCTCACCGAGGTGCTGTGGGAGGACGAGCCGCCGCGGCACGCGCGCACCGTCATCCAGGGGCACGTCTCACGGCTGCGCGCGCTGATCGCCGAGACGGACCTGGCCGCGTACGGCGTCGAAGTGACCACGCAGGGGCGGGCGTACGCGCTGCGGCTGCCCGAGACGCTCCTTGACGTACGCCGTTTCGAGGACCTGGCCGCGCTGGCCCGGCGGCAGCGCGAGCCGGCCGACGCGGCGCTGATGCTGCGCGAGGCCCTGGCCCTGTGGCAGGGTCCCGCGCTCGGCGGGATCACCGGCACCGCCCCACTGCTCGCCGCCGCGAACGCGCTGGAGGAGAGCAGGATCGCCACGGTCGAGCAGCTGGCGGCCACCTATGCGGTGCTCGGCGAGCACGACCGGGCGGTGGCGCTGCTCGGCAAGGAGGCCGCGACACATCCGCTGCGCGAGCCGCTGATCGCCGCGCTGATCCGGGCGCTGAATCGCGCGGGCCGCCAGTCCGACGCCCTGGAGCAGTACCACCGCACCCGCGAAGAGCTCGCCGACGCGATGGGCGTCGACCCGGGGCCCGTGTTGCGAGAGGCGTACGAGGAGGTCCTTGAGGTGACGGCCGGAGCGGGAGGGGAAGAGGGGGCCGCGGCGCGGCAGGCACCTGGGCGGACCCTCGTGCGGGACCCCGAGGCCGCCCCCGACCTGCTGCCGCGCCCGCCCCGCGGATTCCACGGCCGCGCCCCCGAACTCGCCGCGCTGACCACCACCGCCACCGTCACCGAGACCCCCATCGCCTTGGTCACGGGACCCGCCGGGGTCGGCAAGACCTCGCTGGTCGTGCACTGGGCGTACGCGCACGCCGACGCCTACCCCGACGGCCGGCTCTTCGCCGATCTGCGCGGGCACAGCGGCACCGATCCCGCCCAACCGGCCGATGTCCTCCGGGAGTTCCTGCTCGCCCTCGGAGTGCAGGCCCCGGCCGTGCCCGACTCGCTCGACGCCGCGGCGGCTCTGTTCCGGTCCCTGGTCAAGGACCGGCGGCTGCTCGTCGTCCTCGACAACGCCAAGGACTCCGCCCAGGTCCGCCCTCTCCTGCCCGGCGGCCCGGGCTGCGCCACCGTCGTCACCAGCCGGACCCGGCTCGACGCCATCATCGCCTCGGACTGTGCGACGCCGGTCCCCGTCGAAGTGCTCGACGAGGACGACGCGGCCCTGCTGCTCGCCGAGGCGCTCGGCCCCGACGCCTCCGACGAGCGCGCCGTTCGCGAGGTGGCCCGGCTGTGCGACGGCCTGCCGCTCGCCCTGCGCATCGCCGCCGCCCGACTCAAGGGCCGTCGGCACTGGACGGTCGCCGACCTGGCCGTCGAACTCGCCGACGAGGGCGCCCGGTTGACGCTCCTGTCCGCCGAGGACACCGGAGTCGAGGCCACCCTGCGCGCCTCCGTCGCCCGGCTCGCGCCCGCCGACGCAGGGCTGCTCGGCGCGCTCGGCCACTCCTTCACCCGCGAGAGCGATGCCTACGCCGCCGCGGCAGCCGCCGGCGTCCTGGTCACCGAGGCCCGCGCGGGCCTGGACCGGCTCGCCGCCGCGCACCTGATCCAGGAGACCGCGCCCGGCCGCTACGGCCTGCACGACCTCGTACGTCTCTACGCGCGCGGACTGCCCCGCACCGAGGAGGCCGACGCGATCACCCGGCGCCTCGTCGACCACTGGCTGCGCGCCCAGCTCGCCGCCGTGGACGTCTTCGACACCGGCGGCTACCGCACGGTGCCGCCGCCCGACGGTTTCGAACTCTGGCCGCCCGTACCGGAGTTCACGGACCGGGACGCGGCGCTCGCCTGGTTCATCGGTGAGCAGGAGTCGCTGGTGGCCGCCGTGTCCGCAGCCGCCAGGATCGGCGACGACGAGCGGACCTGGCGGGTCGCCGCCCTGCTGTGGCCGATGGTGCAGTGGCGGCCGCACCCCGGCTGGCAGCTGCCGCTGAGCATCGCCCTCGCCGCCGCCGAGCGGGTCGGCAGCGCCGAGGGCATCGGACGCCTTCGCGCCACGATGGGCATGCTGCTCGTGGAGACCGGGCAGTTCGCCCGGGCCGAGGCGTATCTGACCGGCTCGCTGGAGCCGCTGCGTCGCGTCGCGCCCGAGGTCGCCGCCCACACCCTCGTCCTGGTCGGCCTGGTCCACCAGCGCCTCGGCGACGCGGACGGTGCGCTCGACGCGCTGGCGGACGCCGTCCGCACCGCCCGCGCGATCGACCACCCGACGGCCGCCACCCTGGAGCACTACCACGCCACCCAAGTCGCCCTGACCGCAGGCGACTTCACGGCCGCGGCCCGGCACACGGCACGCTGCCTCGACACCATTCCCGAAGGTGAGGTCGCCGGATGGCGGCCGCTGATCTGGGAGTCGTACGGCGTCGCGCTGCACCACAGCGGGCGGCACCAGGAGGCCCGCGACGCGCTGCTCGCCGCGCTCGGGGCCACCGAGGAAGAGGACCTTCCCGCCCGTACCGTGCGCGCCCTGGCCCGGCTCGGGGAGATCGCAGCGGTGCTCGACGGGCCGACCGAGGAGGCCGTGTACCTGGCCAGAGCGGAACAGGTCGAGAAGTCCCTTACGCGACCCCTTTGA
- a CDS encoding acyl-CoA dehydrogenase family protein, translated as MNTRTIDTHTVNTHTIDTSTPVIPADAYDTTAFYADADAIATVTNPTAPDAVTLPSEDASTAELLAAAQEAGRRAVPAPLAETALVARPLLRRAGLPVPEGPLSYAIAPELTIRYAHPADSPVGSAGCLGEDDTLLVTGTLPRVPWGRAATAVVVLAAAPFGPVLFTLTPDLADLAPGGNLAEEPRDDLHLAALEVPAAQVRRIAPELLDEARLRAALARAALIAGAAERCVDLTVAHTTARTQFGRPLSHFQAVKQEEARLIEEAALVRAAVRAAAVPLDTGGPAVRLTVAAAKTQASASAAEIARIAHQLHGAIGMTRLHPLHLATTRLWSWRDEDGDETHWAHCLARPLTAATLWPALTTTP; from the coding sequence ATGAACACCCGAACGATCGACACCCACACGGTCAACACCCACACGATCGACACCAGCACCCCGGTCATTCCCGCCGACGCCTACGACACCACCGCCTTCTACGCCGATGCGGACGCCATCGCCACCGTCACCAACCCCACCGCCCCCGACGCCGTGACCCTCCCCTCCGAGGACGCCTCCACCGCCGAACTCCTCGCCGCCGCACAGGAAGCCGGACGCCGCGCCGTCCCCGCCCCCCTCGCCGAGACCGCCCTGGTCGCCCGCCCCCTGCTGCGCCGCGCCGGACTCCCCGTCCCCGAAGGACCGCTCAGCTACGCCATCGCCCCCGAGCTGACGATCCGCTACGCACACCCGGCCGATTCCCCCGTAGGCTCGGCCGGCTGCCTGGGCGAAGACGACACCCTGCTGGTCACCGGCACCCTGCCCCGCGTCCCCTGGGGGCGCGCCGCCACCGCGGTGGTCGTCCTGGCCGCCGCCCCCTTCGGCCCCGTCCTGTTCACCCTCACCCCCGACCTGGCCGACCTCGCCCCCGGCGGCAACCTCGCCGAGGAACCCCGCGACGACCTGCACCTCGCCGCCCTGGAGGTTCCCGCCGCACAGGTTCGCCGGATCGCCCCCGAACTGCTCGACGAGGCCCGGCTCCGCGCGGCCCTGGCCCGCGCCGCCCTGATCGCCGGAGCCGCCGAACGCTGCGTCGACCTGACGGTCGCCCACACCACCGCCCGCACCCAGTTCGGCCGTCCGCTCAGCCACTTCCAGGCCGTCAAGCAGGAAGAGGCACGGCTGATCGAGGAAGCCGCACTGGTGCGCGCCGCCGTCCGGGCCGCCGCCGTCCCGCTGGACACCGGCGGCCCTGCCGTACGGCTCACCGTCGCCGCGGCCAAGACCCAGGCGTCCGCCTCGGCTGCCGAGATCGCCCGCATCGCCCACCAGCTCCACGGCGCCATCGGCATGACCCGGCTCCACCCGCTCCACCTCGCCACCACCCGGCTGTGGTCCTGGCGCGACGAGGACGGCGACGAGACCCACTGGGCACACTGCCTGGCCCGCCCTCTCACCGCTGCCACTCTCTGGCCCGCCCTCACCACCACACCCTGA